The following are from one region of the Isoalcanivorax indicus genome:
- a CDS encoding ribonuclease J has translation MTPDLHDLWFLPLGGCGEIGMNLNLYGHNGQWLMVDCGITFARAGDPDHHGADIQMADPGFISARREQLAGLLITHAHEDHIGAVAWLWPLLRCPVYATPFATEVLRRKLAERGLSGQVPLIDVQPGQGHHIGVFHIRYLHLTHSVPEPNGVVIETPAGRIFHTGDWKLDPAPVVGPGYSASLFRQLGDDGVDAMVCDSTNALVTGHSGSEGSLYAGLRDAIQGAPGRVVVACFGSNIARLHTLGRIAHEANRYFGLLGRSLVNMVSAARATGVWQAAADPIDSGHLGYLPAEEVLAVATGSQGEPRTALHRLADDSHPDLSLEPGDRVIFSARVIPGNEEAVARLIERLQQRGVEVITDDDAAVPIHASGHPASEELLAMYGWVRPRLAIPVHGEAAHMAANAALARHAGVPRQLTGRNGDLFMIAPVTGLRRQVAPVGRWGVARGQLAPLPASSTK, from the coding sequence ATGACACCTGATCTGCATGACCTCTGGTTCCTGCCCCTCGGCGGCTGCGGCGAAATCGGCATGAACCTGAATCTCTACGGGCACAACGGCCAGTGGCTGATGGTGGACTGCGGCATCACCTTTGCCAGAGCAGGCGACCCCGACCATCACGGCGCCGATATCCAGATGGCCGACCCGGGCTTTATCAGTGCCCGGCGCGAACAGTTGGCCGGTTTGCTGATCACCCACGCCCACGAAGACCACATCGGCGCCGTCGCCTGGCTATGGCCACTGCTGCGCTGCCCGGTTTATGCCACCCCGTTTGCCACCGAAGTCCTGCGCCGCAAACTGGCCGAACGCGGCCTGAGCGGGCAAGTGCCGCTGATCGACGTACAACCCGGCCAGGGGCACCACATCGGCGTCTTCCATATCCGCTATCTGCATCTCACCCACTCGGTGCCCGAACCCAACGGCGTGGTCATCGAGACCCCGGCCGGACGTATTTTTCATACCGGTGACTGGAAGCTTGATCCCGCACCCGTGGTCGGCCCGGGCTACTCCGCCAGCCTGTTCCGGCAGCTTGGCGACGACGGCGTGGATGCCATGGTGTGCGATTCCACCAACGCCCTGGTCACCGGGCATTCCGGGTCAGAAGGATCCTTGTATGCCGGGTTGCGCGACGCCATACAGGGCGCCCCCGGACGTGTCGTCGTGGCCTGCTTCGGCAGCAATATCGCGCGCCTGCACACCCTGGGGCGTATCGCCCATGAGGCCAATCGCTATTTCGGCCTGCTGGGCCGCTCGCTGGTGAACATGGTATCGGCGGCGCGTGCCACTGGCGTCTGGCAGGCCGCTGCCGACCCCATTGATAGCGGCCATCTGGGCTATCTGCCCGCCGAGGAGGTCCTGGCCGTGGCCACCGGCAGCCAGGGCGAGCCCCGTACCGCCCTGCATCGTCTGGCCGACGACAGCCACCCGGACCTGAGCCTGGAACCCGGCGACCGGGTGATCTTCAGCGCCCGCGTCATTCCCGGCAACGAAGAAGCGGTGGCGCGCCTGATCGAACGCCTGCAGCAGCGCGGTGTCGAGGTCATCACCGACGATGATGCCGCTGTCCCCATTCATGCTTCCGGCCACCCGGCCAGCGAGGAACTGCTGGCCATGTACGGCTGGGTACGTCCGCGTCTGGCCATCCCGGTTCATGGCGAGGCCGCGCACATGGCTGCCAATGCGGCGCTGGCGCGCCATGCCGGCGTGCCGCGCCAGCTCACCGGGCGCAACGGCGACCTGTTCATGATTGCGCCGGTGACCGGTCTGCGTCGTCAGGTCGCCCCCGTCGGTCGCTGGGGCGTCGCACGCGGGCAGCTTGCCCCGCTGCCCGCATCGTCGACCAAATAG
- a CDS encoding VRR-NUC domain-containing protein — protein MDSIAATPLAAPLSDPLYYLRNFRSVLAWLAARYDDLLDAQEQAFLRAFAALPDASQGLLVRLIMRRGIHFRLQRLAYAELGDIRTAAAPLQALGWLRHDAPLDAATLASLLTREELMAVLGSRPDSPPPTALRRLRKPALTALLDEQHRHEARFEDWCHGSPRLADDTLLSLTLMPLCERLRLMFFGNLYQDWSTFVLTELGHHRFVPVPLHPEARAFRTRADIDIAAALSASRDTLAAEGSPEEAVAQLPPPPTLPWLRARHARLLCRLGQAFERRQQPARALACYAASDTPEARVRQVRALERLGQHRYALRLARQRLADLPDDETALQLQRIVPRLCRKTGDVRPPPTTDPDPPVQHITLPASTHTRVELAAALALATREPDSDVHYVENALLPGLFGLLCWPALFRPVPGAFFHPFQDGPADLRDPDFVARRRDDFAQCLAALDDGSYRDLILRRYREHAGLRNPFVIWPALSDTLLELALSCIPASHLRAVFQRLLRAPDRYRAGFPDLIQFWPAGQRYALIEIKGPGDRLQDHQQRWLTFFCQQGIPARVCHVQWAPSP, from the coding sequence ATGGACAGTATTGCCGCCACGCCGCTCGCCGCCCCCTTGAGCGATCCCCTCTATTATCTGCGCAATTTCCGCAGCGTGCTGGCGTGGCTGGCTGCCCGCTATGACGACCTGCTGGATGCACAGGAACAGGCGTTTCTTCGCGCCTTCGCCGCGCTGCCCGATGCCAGCCAGGGGCTGCTGGTACGACTCATCATGCGGCGTGGCATTCATTTCCGTCTGCAACGGCTGGCGTACGCCGAACTCGGCGACATCCGCACGGCCGCCGCACCCTTGCAGGCACTCGGCTGGCTGCGCCACGACGCACCGCTGGATGCCGCCACCCTGGCCAGCCTGCTCACCCGCGAGGAACTGATGGCCGTGCTCGGCAGCCGACCGGACAGTCCGCCACCCACTGCACTGCGGCGTCTGCGCAAACCGGCGCTGACCGCGCTGCTGGACGAGCAGCACCGTCACGAAGCGCGCTTCGAGGACTGGTGTCACGGCAGCCCCCGACTGGCAGACGACACCCTCCTGAGCCTGACCCTCATGCCGCTGTGCGAGCGGCTGCGACTGATGTTCTTCGGCAACCTCTATCAGGACTGGTCCACCTTCGTGCTGACCGAACTGGGGCACCACCGGTTTGTGCCAGTCCCCCTGCATCCGGAAGCACGCGCTTTCCGGACACGCGCCGATATCGATATCGCGGCCGCGCTATCCGCCAGCCGCGACACCCTGGCAGCCGAAGGCAGCCCGGAAGAGGCCGTGGCCCAGTTGCCGCCGCCACCGACACTGCCCTGGCTGCGTGCGCGCCATGCACGGCTGTTGTGCCGACTCGGCCAAGCCTTCGAGCGGCGCCAGCAGCCCGCCCGCGCGCTGGCATGCTATGCCGCCAGCGACACCCCGGAAGCCCGCGTGCGTCAGGTGCGCGCGCTGGAACGCCTCGGCCAGCACCGGTATGCCCTGCGTCTGGCCCGGCAGCGGCTGGCTGACCTCCCGGATGATGAAACCGCGCTGCAGTTGCAGCGCATCGTGCCGCGCCTGTGCCGCAAGACGGGCGATGTACGGCCGCCGCCCACGACTGACCCCGACCCGCCGGTGCAACACATCACCCTGCCCGCCAGTACCCACACCCGCGTGGAGCTTGCTGCGGCCCTGGCACTGGCCACCCGGGAGCCGGACAGCGACGTCCATTACGTGGAAAATGCGTTGCTGCCCGGCCTGTTCGGCCTGCTGTGCTGGCCAGCCCTGTTCCGGCCTGTGCCCGGCGCCTTTTTCCATCCGTTTCAGGACGGCCCCGCCGATTTGCGTGACCCGGACTTTGTCGCCCGCCGCCGCGACGATTTTGCTCAATGTCTGGCCGCCCTCGACGACGGCAGCTATCGCGATCTGATCCTGCGCCGCTATCGCGAGCATGCCGGTCTGCGCAACCCGTTCGTGATCTGGCCCGCCCTCAGCGACACGCTGCTTGAGCTGGCGCTGTCGTGCATCCCGGCAAGCCACCTTCGTGCGGTCTTCCAGCGTCTGCTGCGTGCGCCAGACCGTTACCGTGCCGGCTTCCCGGATCTGATCCAGTTCTGGCCTGCCGGGCAACGCTATGCGCTGATCGAGATCAAAGGCCCCGGCGACCGACTGCAGGACCATCAGCAACGCTGGCTCACCTTCTTCTGCCAGCAGGGTATCCCGGCGCGGGTCTGTCATGTGCAGTGGGCGCCGTCACCATGA
- a CDS encoding TIGR01244 family sulfur transferase codes for MTASVTTHTDHFATCGQITEEDIRTLAAQGFRTLINNRPDGEGGPDQPRSEALARAAQAAGLAYVYLPVISGQITAEQASAMKSALEDAEKPVLAFCRSGARSTHLWQLAGSP; via the coding sequence ATGACCGCTTCAGTGACCACACACACCGATCACTTTGCCACCTGTGGCCAGATCACCGAGGAGGACATCAGGACATTGGCCGCCCAGGGCTTCCGCACGCTGATCAACAACCGCCCGGATGGTGAAGGCGGCCCCGACCAGCCCCGCTCGGAGGCCCTGGCACGCGCAGCGCAAGCGGCTGGCCTGGCGTACGTCTATCTGCCGGTCATCAGTGGCCAGATTACCGCCGAGCAAGCCAGCGCCATGAAGAGTGCACTGGAGGACGCGGAAAAGCCGGTGCTGGCCTTCTGCCGCTCGGGCGCGCGCTCCACCCACCTGTGGCAGCTGGCAGGCAGCCCCTGA
- a CDS encoding EAL domain-containing protein, protein MSGMTDNHSHRAAEHRSGAVVVLDDEPLVGQTIARIAAAAGFDARHAETSAAFFALLDERPADIVIIDLVLPDSDGVAVMERLAERPAPPKVIISSGVGSRVLDAARRVVSARGLPILGVLPKPFTQATLRELLLSRQVLPPEALKKVPDATSAPDRMDLAAAIERGDIQVVYQPRVACRTGTLEGFEALARWRHPEHGDIKPDFFVALAEQEGLIEALSRAVISQAIDWFAMLRSAETAARVGRDTLRRCSLSVNISALLLENNEFFDWMLARCRAQGIDAQQLVLEVTESSAMADIHGSLSVLTRLRVRGFRLSIDDFGTGFSTMMQLVRLPFSEIKLDKSFVLHSDSSEESATVVRSIVELGHNLKLNVVAEGVESPAVHQYLRELGCHAMQGYLISRPMAPEAIERWFVEREHQREVQRLEALYNSGLLDSRYEARFDRITRLTARLLEAPVSLISVIDGLRQWFKSRQGMALTQTPRSQAFCSVAIEDDGLLEVPDTLQHPLFSTYAAVRGDRPIRFYAGHVIMLAGGEKVGTLCVADYQPRTLSTRERQWLEALAGLVEDELQRAAVATERAPDDPRHPSGFRARATQLFDFCRRLEMPCGLLVARIRDIGGINHVHGRAKGDRLLDALQHMVTETGLSGDLAGRMRGREMALLIVNADEAAMRRSRALLSAAIDRYNRQYPDEPRLSCVLGDAIMVPGRADILEDLVALAHQQATPHDATT, encoded by the coding sequence ATGAGCGGAATGACCGATAACCATTCACATCGCGCCGCTGAGCACCGATCGGGTGCAGTCGTCGTGCTGGATGACGAGCCGCTTGTCGGACAGACCATTGCGCGTATTGCGGCAGCGGCGGGGTTTGACGCACGGCATGCCGAGACGTCTGCGGCATTCTTCGCGCTGCTTGATGAGCGTCCTGCCGATATTGTCATTATTGATCTGGTGCTGCCTGACTCTGACGGTGTGGCCGTGATGGAACGGCTGGCGGAGCGCCCCGCGCCTCCCAAGGTGATTATTTCCAGCGGTGTGGGCAGTCGCGTGCTGGATGCGGCACGGCGTGTGGTGAGTGCGCGGGGGTTGCCGATTCTCGGCGTCCTGCCGAAACCCTTTACCCAGGCTACGTTGCGTGAACTGCTGTTGAGCAGGCAGGTGCTGCCGCCGGAAGCACTGAAGAAGGTGCCCGATGCAACGTCTGCACCCGACCGTATGGATCTGGCGGCCGCGATCGAGCGCGGCGATATTCAGGTGGTGTACCAGCCCCGGGTGGCTTGCCGTACCGGCACGCTGGAAGGTTTCGAGGCTCTCGCCCGCTGGCGCCATCCCGAACATGGCGACATCAAGCCTGATTTCTTTGTAGCCCTGGCAGAACAGGAGGGGCTGATCGAGGCGTTGAGCCGTGCAGTGATCAGCCAGGCCATTGACTGGTTTGCCATGTTGCGCAGTGCCGAGACGGCGGCGCGCGTGGGCCGTGATACGCTGCGTCGTTGCAGCCTGTCAGTGAATATCTCGGCACTGTTGCTGGAGAACAACGAATTCTTTGACTGGATGCTGGCCCGTTGTCGTGCGCAGGGTATCGACGCGCAACAGCTGGTGCTGGAGGTGACTGAAAGTTCGGCCATGGCCGACATTCATGGCTCGTTATCGGTATTGACGCGCTTGCGCGTGCGAGGGTTCCGGCTTTCCATTGATGATTTCGGAACCGGCTTTTCTACCATGATGCAACTGGTGCGGCTGCCGTTTTCCGAGATCAAGCTGGACAAGTCTTTCGTGCTGCACAGTGATTCTTCCGAAGAGTCGGCGACCGTGGTGCGCTCCATCGTAGAGCTGGGCCATAACCTGAAGTTGAACGTGGTGGCTGAGGGCGTCGAGTCGCCTGCCGTGCATCAGTATCTGCGTGAGCTGGGGTGCCATGCCATGCAGGGTTACCTGATCAGCAGGCCGATGGCGCCCGAGGCCATTGAGCGCTGGTTTGTCGAACGGGAACATCAGCGTGAAGTGCAACGGCTTGAAGCCCTGTACAACAGTGGGTTGCTCGATAGCCGCTATGAAGCGCGGTTTGATCGCATTACCCGACTGACGGCACGTTTGCTGGAGGCGCCCGTCTCGCTGATTTCAGTGATCGATGGGTTGCGCCAGTGGTTCAAGTCCCGGCAGGGAATGGCTCTGACGCAAACACCTCGCAGCCAGGCTTTCTGCAGTGTCGCCATAGAGGATGATGGTCTGCTGGAAGTGCCGGATACACTGCAACATCCGCTTTTTTCCACATACGCTGCGGTGCGCGGGGACCGGCCGATTCGCTTTTATGCCGGCCATGTGATCATGCTCGCCGGGGGCGAGAAAGTGGGAACCCTGTGTGTCGCTGATTACCAGCCACGTACGTTGTCGACGCGCGAGCGGCAATGGCTGGAAGCGCTGGCGGGCCTGGTGGAAGATGAGTTGCAGCGCGCTGCTGTGGCGACAGAGCGTGCACCGGATGATCCGCGCCATCCGAGTGGTTTTCGGGCTCGGGCAACACAGTTGTTCGACTTCTGCCGGCGCCTGGAGATGCCCTGTGGCTTGCTGGTCGCCCGTATCCGGGATATAGGCGGCATCAACCATGTGCACGGCCGGGCCAAAGGTGATCGTTTGCTTGATGCCTTGCAGCATATGGTGACCGAAACCGGCCTGTCAGGCGATCTGGCCGGGCGCATGCGCGGGCGCGAGATGGCGCTGTTGATCGTTAACGCTGACGAAGCGGCCATGCGGCGCTCGCGTGCCTTGCTGAGTGCCGCGATCGATCGCTATAACCGGCAGTACCCGGATGAACCTCGGCTGAGCTGCGTGTTGGGTGATGCGATCATGGTGCCGGGGCGCGCGGATATTCTGGAAGATCTGGTCGCTCTGGCGCACCAGCAGGCCACGCCACATGATGCGACCACCTGA
- a CDS encoding 3-deoxy-7-phosphoheptulonate synthase, producing MNSRSTALAPAAPEATTSALPLPAPATLRARLPLSAALAQQISTQRDALRAVLNGDDPRLLVITGPCSLHDPAAALEYGERLATLADALRDDLLIVMRAYVEKPRTTVGWKGLLYDPHLDGTHDMAAGLDTSRRLLRELAGLGLPLATELLHPMAADYLGDLLSWAAIGARTTESQVHRELVSGLPLPVGFKNSTDGSVQVAIDAMGAARHGHRHFGVDELGHPAMRITPGNPDTHLVLRGGNGGPNHDADSVEAARRALSQAGVSARLMVDCSHANSGKHPDNQPAVLHDLLAQRRAGQTAIAGVMLESHLVHGRQDLGGDLRYGQSITDGCLGWAPTEALLREAAAG from the coding sequence ATGAACAGCCGCTCCACCGCCCTGGCGCCCGCCGCGCCGGAGGCCACCACCAGCGCCCTGCCCCTGCCGGCACCGGCCACGTTGCGCGCGCGCCTGCCCCTCAGTGCCGCGCTGGCACAACAGATCAGCACACAGCGTGACGCCCTGCGCGCCGTGCTCAACGGCGATGACCCGCGCCTGCTGGTGATCACCGGCCCCTGCTCATTGCATGATCCCGCCGCCGCGCTGGAGTACGGTGAGCGCCTGGCTACGCTGGCCGATGCCCTGCGCGATGACCTGCTGATCGTGATGCGCGCCTATGTCGAAAAACCCCGCACCACGGTGGGCTGGAAAGGCCTGCTCTACGACCCGCACCTGGACGGCACTCATGACATGGCTGCCGGGCTGGACACCTCGCGGCGCCTGCTGCGCGAACTGGCGGGGCTGGGCCTGCCCCTGGCCACGGAGCTGCTGCACCCCATGGCGGCGGACTACCTCGGTGATCTGCTCAGCTGGGCAGCCATCGGCGCACGCACCACGGAGTCCCAGGTGCATCGTGAGCTGGTCAGCGGTCTGCCCTTGCCGGTGGGCTTCAAGAACAGCACCGACGGTTCCGTACAGGTGGCGATCGACGCGATGGGGGCCGCCAGGCACGGCCACCGCCATTTCGGGGTCGATGAGCTGGGCCACCCCGCCATGCGTATCACGCCCGGGAATCCGGACACGCACCTGGTATTGCGCGGCGGCAACGGCGGGCCAAACCATGACGCTGACAGTGTCGAGGCAGCGCGGCGGGCGCTCTCCCAGGCCGGCGTGTCGGCACGCCTGATGGTGGATTGCAGCCATGCCAACAGCGGCAAGCACCCGGATAACCAACCTGCCGTGCTGCACGACCTGCTGGCCCAGCGCCGCGCCGGGCAGACCGCCATCGCCGGGGTGATGCTGGAAAGTCATCTGGTGCACGGGCGGCAGGATCTGGGCGGAGACCTGCGCTACGGCCAGTCCATCACCGACGGTTGTCTGGGCTGGGCGCCTACCGAAGCGCTGCTGCGCGAGGCGGCGGCGGGGTGA
- a CDS encoding CHASE domain-containing sensor histidine kinase produces MNATKTAVLSNARGWLRANALAASLVVLICGIGATLMINQQINIQAERQAEREFHILTESLARDISSRMGTYKQVLLASAGFVENHTDMDALAWRRFHDRLRLSQYYPGIQALGFAVVLGPDELASHTAQMRDKGFPDYDVRPAGERPRYTSIVFVEPFEGSNLAAFGYDMYSNPVRQRAMDRAVAMNTAVLSNVVTLIQGYAESEPQPGLLLYLPTYHHDRPIASVSQRWDALRGFTYSAFRIKDLMAGIQHADTPLMHYSIYDGLTADAHRLVYRSAADELPDDPDALQRRRVVPLLGQNWTIDFQSTDAFHDTLHSIPYGTVLGIGLPVSLLLSLITYLLGTSRDRATRIAEQMTEELRQTERALRLNEEGYKLALDSSSMGTWTWNFETRKFLGDAQLAPLFGYSPNYRFEGGMRAFLQIVHPDDRERVRRELEMAQEGEQEFDTEYRVVWPNGTQRHIASRARVLQLPEQVNPIMTGTCWDVTEKRHNQLMKREFVSTVSHELRTPLTAISGSLGLLLGGAVGTMPDKANQLLRIANENTKRLLRLINDLLDFEKLDAGKLEFSYEVCDGRMLANSAIELNQGLGSRYNVSLALNWPLQTRTLVKVDPMRFQQIMANLLSNAAKYSPPQGLITLSGQQDGERLVFSVRDQGKGIPEEFRDRMFERFSQADSSDTRRAGGTGLGLAICRELALAMGGSIDFDTGPEGTTFHVAFPLEEDPYCF; encoded by the coding sequence ATGAACGCCACAAAGACCGCAGTCCTCAGCAATGCACGGGGCTGGTTGCGCGCCAACGCACTGGCAGCCAGTCTCGTCGTGCTGATTTGTGGTATCGGCGCCACACTGATGATCAATCAGCAAATCAATATCCAGGCAGAGCGTCAGGCCGAAAGGGAGTTCCACATCCTCACCGAAAGTCTGGCCCGCGATATCAGTTCACGCATGGGCACCTACAAGCAAGTGCTGCTGGCCTCCGCCGGATTCGTCGAAAACCATACCGACATGGACGCACTGGCCTGGCGCCGCTTCCATGACCGGCTTCGATTGTCGCAGTATTATCCCGGCATCCAGGCGCTCGGTTTTGCCGTGGTGCTGGGTCCTGATGAGCTGGCGTCGCATACCGCGCAGATGCGCGACAAGGGCTTCCCGGATTACGACGTGCGGCCCGCCGGGGAGCGCCCCCGTTACACCAGTATCGTGTTCGTCGAGCCTTTCGAAGGCAGCAATCTGGCCGCCTTCGGCTATGACATGTACAGCAACCCTGTTCGCCAGCGGGCCATGGATCGGGCCGTAGCCATGAACACCGCCGTCTTGTCCAACGTGGTGACACTGATTCAGGGATATGCGGAATCGGAGCCACAACCGGGCCTGTTACTTTATCTGCCCACCTATCATCACGACCGGCCGATCGCCTCCGTGTCACAGCGCTGGGACGCCTTGCGGGGCTTCACCTACAGCGCCTTTCGCATCAAGGATCTGATGGCCGGCATTCAGCACGCTGACACGCCGCTCATGCACTACAGCATTTATGACGGGCTGACGGCCGATGCCCACCGGCTTGTTTACCGCAGCGCGGCCGACGAACTCCCGGATGATCCTGACGCGCTGCAACGTCGACGGGTGGTGCCGCTACTGGGTCAGAACTGGACCATCGATTTCCAGAGCACCGATGCCTTCCATGACACACTCCATAGCATTCCCTATGGCACCGTGCTGGGCATCGGCCTTCCTGTCTCGCTGTTGTTATCGTTGATTACCTACCTGCTCGGCACCAGTCGCGACCGGGCCACGCGCATCGCCGAACAGATGACGGAGGAACTGCGCCAGACCGAACGAGCGCTGCGCCTGAATGAAGAGGGCTACAAACTCGCCCTGGACTCCAGCTCCATGGGGACCTGGACATGGAACTTCGAGACGCGAAAATTCCTGGGAGACGCGCAGCTGGCCCCGCTGTTCGGTTATTCACCGAACTATCGCTTCGAGGGCGGCATGCGCGCTTTTCTGCAAATCGTCCACCCCGATGACCGCGAGCGTGTGCGCCGCGAGCTGGAAATGGCTCAGGAAGGCGAGCAGGAGTTCGACACCGAATATCGCGTGGTATGGCCCAACGGCACGCAACGGCATATCGCCTCGCGTGCGCGAGTGTTGCAACTGCCCGAGCAGGTCAACCCGATCATGACCGGCACCTGCTGGGACGTCACCGAGAAGCGCCACAACCAGCTGATGAAGCGTGAATTCGTATCCACGGTCAGCCACGAGTTGCGCACACCGCTCACCGCCATTTCAGGATCACTGGGGCTGCTTCTGGGCGGCGCCGTAGGCACCATGCCCGACAAGGCCAACCAGCTGCTGCGGATCGCCAACGAGAATACCAAGCGCCTGCTGCGCCTGATCAATGATCTGCTCGATTTCGAAAAACTGGATGCCGGCAAGCTGGAATTCAGTTACGAAGTCTGCGACGGACGCATGCTGGCAAACAGCGCCATCGAACTGAATCAGGGCCTGGGTTCGCGCTATAACGTGTCGCTGGCACTCAACTGGCCCCTGCAAACCCGGACCCTGGTCAAGGTGGATCCGATGCGCTTCCAGCAGATCATGGCCAACCTGCTGTCCAACGCTGCCAAATATTCCCCACCCCAGGGGCTCATCACGTTGAGCGGCCAGCAGGACGGTGAACGCCTCGTGTTTTCTGTGCGCGACCAGGGCAAGGGCATACCAGAGGAATTCCGCGACCGTATGTTCGAGCGTTTTTCCCAGGCCGACAGCTCCGATACCCGCCGGGCCGGTGGCACCGGGCTGGGCCTGGCCATCTGTCGCGAACTGGCGCTGGCCATGGGCGGCAGCATTGACTTCGATACGGGGCCGGAAGGCACCACCTTTCACGTCGCCTTCCCGCTGGAAGAGGATCCTTACTGCTTTTGA
- a CDS encoding energy transducer TonB, with translation MTVIRFSLPALVLGTSLTLSACVTVTEERLNVPNPAPEQSRQPMNTGQTLAVPPQPTHQPVDYPESALEAGERREAMVQVMVLPDGSAGDRVLVQTSGSATLDEAALTSVGQWRFEPARDTEGQPMEMVLVVPVRFSR, from the coding sequence ATGACTGTCATACGATTTTCCCTGCCCGCTCTGGTGCTTGGCACCAGTCTGACCCTCAGCGCCTGCGTCACGGTTACGGAAGAACGCCTGAACGTGCCCAACCCGGCCCCCGAACAGAGCCGTCAGCCGATGAACACCGGCCAGACCCTGGCGGTGCCCCCGCAACCCACCCACCAGCCAGTGGACTACCCTGAATCCGCGCTGGAAGCGGGCGAACGCCGCGAGGCCATGGTGCAGGTGATGGTGCTGCCGGACGGCAGTGCCGGAGACCGCGTGCTGGTGCAGACCTCCGGATCGGCCACACTGGACGAAGCGGCCCTGACCTCGGTCGGCCAGTGGCGTTTCGAGCCCGCACGGGACACCGAGGGCCAGCCCATGGAGATGGTGCTGGTGGTGCCGGTACGCTTCAGCCGCTGA
- a CDS encoding SDR family NAD(P)-dependent oxidoreductase has translation MAHLRGKTIVLTGSSSGIGAIAAGKMARAGARVCLVARNAGQLASVRDEIEAAGGKAWIYPADLTIEAELAACAEAILAEHRRVDVLINNAARSIRRPIEQALDRLHDYQRTMQINYLGAVGLTLKLLPRMLEQGQGQVVNISTLSTQVPIPLFSAYLASKSALESFSRSLQAELGHKGIDVTVVHFPMVRTPMSNKTSIYKHMRMMDTEAAADWLVKAVRERPARIARPLGNVSSVILAALPGPATRYTQPLFRLMDYRLKRKLEKE, from the coding sequence ATGGCTCACCTGCGCGGCAAGACCATTGTGCTGACCGGCTCCTCAAGCGGTATCGGCGCCATCGCGGCGGGGAAGATGGCTCGCGCGGGGGCGCGGGTGTGTCTGGTGGCGCGCAATGCCGGGCAACTGGCGAGTGTCCGCGACGAGATCGAGGCCGCCGGGGGCAAGGCCTGGATTTACCCGGCAGACCTGACGATCGAGGCTGAACTGGCCGCCTGCGCCGAGGCGATTCTGGCCGAGCATCGACGGGTGGATGTGCTGATCAATAATGCGGCGCGTTCGATACGGCGGCCGATCGAGCAGGCCCTGGACCGGTTGCACGACTACCAGCGGACCATGCAGATCAATTATCTGGGCGCTGTCGGGCTGACCCTGAAGTTGTTGCCGCGCATGCTGGAGCAGGGGCAGGGCCAGGTGGTGAATATCTCGACCCTGTCCACCCAGGTGCCCATTCCGCTGTTCTCGGCCTACCTGGCCAGCAAGTCAGCGCTCGAGTCGTTTTCCCGTTCCTTGCAGGCTGAGCTGGGCCACAAGGGCATTGATGTGACGGTGGTGCATTTCCCGATGGTGCGCACGCCGATGTCGAACAAGACTTCGATCTACAAGCATATGCGCATGATGGACACCGAGGCGGCGGCGGACTGGCTGGTCAAGGCGGTGCGCGAACGCCCGGCGCGGATTGCCCGGCCGCTGGGTAACGTCAGCAGCGTGATACTGGCGGCGCTGCCGGGGCCGGCCACGCGTTATACCCAGCCGTTGTTCCGGCTGATGGATTACCGCCTCAAGCGCAAGCTGGAGAAGGAGTAA